The DNA sequence ATAAGCTTGGGGCTGTTGGGGACTTCAAAGTTATAGAGAAGTTGTTGAAGCAAATGAAGGATGAAGGCCTTCTGTTTAAAGAATCACTCTTTATATTGATTATGAAGCATTATGGTAAGGCTGGATTGCCTGGCCAAGCAACTAGGCTTTTGTTGGACATGTGGGGTGTTTATTCCTGTGACCCAACTTTTAAGTCTTACAATGTTGTGTTGGATATTCTGGTTGATGGAGATTGCCCTAGGGTGGCACCTAATGTTTTCTATGACATGTTGAGTCGAGGTGTTTCTCCGACCGTGTATACATTTGGGGTGGTCATGAAAGCCTTGTGTATGGTTAGTGAGGTTGATTCAGCTTGCTCACTTTTGAGGGACATGGCGAAGCACGGCTGTGTTCCAAATTCGGTCATTTACCAGACCCTGATTCATGCTCTTTGCGAAAACAACAGAGTGAGTGAAGCATTGCAGCTTTTGGAGGACATGTTTCTAATGTGCTGTGAGCCTGATGTTCAGACCTTCAATGATGTCATCCACGGCCTCTGCAGGGCTGGTCGGATTCACGAGGCAGCGAAGTTGCTTGATAGAATGCTCCTTCGAGGTTTCAGCACCGATGCTCTGACTTATGGATATTTAATGCATGGGTTGTGCAGAATGGGGCAAGTTGATGAAGCGAGGGCGTTGCTGAACAAAATTCCCAACCCCAATACTGTGCTCTATAATACATTAATTAGTGGATATGTTGCCAGTGGAAGGTTTGAAGAAGCCAAGGATCTTCTATACAATAACATGGTAATTGCAGGTTATGAGCCTGATGCCTACACGTTTAACATAATGATTGATGGACTAGTCAAGAAAGGGTATTTGGTCTCTGCTCTTGAATTATTAAATGAGATGGTAGCAAAACGGTTTGAGCCAAATGTGATCACATACACAATATTGATAAATGGTTTCTGCAAGCAAGGCCGATTAGAGGAAGCTGCTGAAATTGTGAATAGCATGTCAGCCAAGGGTCTGAGTCTGAATACAGTGGGGTACAATTGCTTGATTTGTGCACTGTGCAAGGATGGGAATATTGAAGAAGCTTTACAGCTTTTTGGTGAAATGTCTGGCAAAGGATGTAAACCTGacatttatacatttaattctttaataaatGGACTTTGCAAGAATCATAAGATGGAAGAGGCCTTGAGTTTATATCATGACATGTTCTTGGAGGGTGTTATTGCTAACACTGTAACATACAACACGTTGGTTCATGCATTTCTTATGAGAGATTCTATCCAACAAGCATTTAAGCTTGTTGATGAAATGCTATTTAGAGGGTGCCCTCTTGACAATATTACATATAACGGCCTTATCAAAGCTCTGTGTAAAACTGGGGCAGTTGAAAAAGGATTGGGATTGTTTGAAGAAATGCTTGGGAAAGGGATTTTTCCTACTATTATCTCTTGCAATATACTGATCAGTGGCTTGTGTAGAACTGGAAAAGTAAATGACGCTCTAAAATTTCTTCAGGATATGATTCATCGTGGTTTGACTCCAGATATAGTCACTTATAACAGCTTGATCAATGGGCTTTGCAAGATGGGTCATGTTCAAGAGGCATCAAACCTTTTTAACAAGTTACAAAGTGAAGGAATTCGTCCTGATGCTATTACATATAACACACTGATCAGTAGGCACTGTCATGAGGGTATGTTTAATGATGCGTGTCTGCTTTTATATAAAGGCGTAGATAGCGGGTTCATTCCTAATGAAGTCACTTGGTCAATACTGATAAATTATATTGTGAAAAAAATACCATGGGGAGCAAGATTTTCTAAGGATTTTACGGTGGAATGTGGAGTTTCTTTTCCTTGAAGCCAACTTATTCTATCCAGTCTTATCTTATTTGATTTGTCTGTTGGCATTCTGATTATGAGCTAATGTTGGCTAAGAATTTTGGTACATTTGCTATTCTCATAGGAAATTGGGACTCCAACATTGTAAattgtttttaagatttgtgAATTGTTATTGCTGACTGGACTTTGAAgtttgcacaagtgcagaatGGGGAAACACTATTTTCAGTTATCTCACCAAACTGATCGAAGTTTTCTGTAGCTGAAGCATAaacattcaatttttatgtatacATCAGGAGAGAGAAAGCTAGGCGGCTGGTTCCACTGCTGGTTAAGAGGTAACCAACTATTTCAGTATTTCATTGTCATATATCGAACTGTCTCCCCTctgattcaatttatttatctcCTTCTCTGATTACTTGGCTAGATTGATATGATTGTGAAACTGAGATTTTAGACATAATGGTGGTTttgattttagctttttttttttgtgtgtgtgtgtgtgtttgtagcTTTTGCTTATGTTGCAAGAAGTTCTTGCAGTGAATTGGTTTGAGCATTGCTGTTTTTTTGTTGTAGGAACACTTCCTGGTTGGGGTGGATAAGAAATCACAGGGTTGGTAATTGACATGACTTCCTTGTAATATACCGCACCACTATATCAataattagtttgattttacCCGATAAAGGTTAGCACCATGACataaaaggaagagaagggTTGCTGTAAACTCAGTGATGAGGGCTCTGTAGAAGGACCACTTTGTGAGCTCGTGTGCCTTCCTTATCTCTTCATCAGTTTCTCTTTAAAAGAACTCATTGCTTTTATCTTTGCACACAAGTATGTCATGTTTAACAAAGAAATTTTACCCTTACTCAGAGTCAGTTATGATTTGTTTAGTTGTTCATGatgatttttcattaatttatttgttattctattACATTTTGTGGTGGCTAATTATGTAGCGGTTAAAAATCGTCAAAAAATACTCAGTAAAGcttttaaacaaatatcaaacaGTTTGCTGTTAAAAAAACAGCCAGAAATTGCTTTGCAGTTAAAAACAACCAGAAATTGCTTCCTCCTGGTTCTCACAATCACAAGTCACAGATCCTACACAATCCCCAAATCAACAAAcctttctcctttcttctttggcACTCCCAATTTCTCAATGCCTACATTGagaatgaactcaagttgcagctcctccttaattttatttttttcatgcttttttGCAGTGAAAATCATTCATACACTGCTTAGCATGTGAATCAATTGACATATAGTTGTTCTACCTTAACTATGGTCTTGAGTTTGCCTTGAATACTTAAAGAGAAAGCTTGTCACTTATAGTTATCCtagcaaataaaaaaacatttataaaatttgatttgacaTGCAAAAGATTCAATAAAACCAACAATCTTACAATGCTTAAAAATTACTTCCTCAGGTCCATTATAATTGTCATGAGAAAAAAGTTTGTtccaaaataattgttattttaattttttaatgtaacattaattatattttttcacctataaggttaattttgtaagaatactactttattttatctatttaatattttttcttgatctGTATAAAATTACCTAAGacaattattattttgggagagagagaATATAATTAAATGGTAGTATAAAAAAGGAAGTTTAGCCTAGTTGATCAAATAATAGAGTCTGAGTTATTATAAACCATCTAACATTCTCTTTGTTTTCATTgtataaaaagttaatataaaaaaaaaacattgaattcAAACGGTAAAATTGTTAGTTATGAATGTACCATCTCatactatttatatttaataacataacaataaaataCACTAACTATCGAAATTTTAgtcaaatcaaacatttttttttttatcgatgtACATAtaaatttgtctccttttttctatttttacatttgttttattttccaacaaaaaaaatccctGGAAAATTAGACAATTTTGCACAATTAGTATGTATTCAGTGTATATTAATTGTTATAACCTTTTcaaatcttaattaatataataaatacaacTATCAAACAATCAATACATCATTATATAATCAGTATGATTTTTTACTCAGGCacaacatattaattaaataaatatcagaTGATATAACTTAtatgctaattaattaatattatgctaaaaatatactaaataacTCCATCTTTACTTAAAATTAGTATATTACAGTTCTTTTAAATAACTGGACCCCTTctcacaaattaataaaatgaaaaagttctgaatttaatgtgattttatccattttccatccacccaaaatcataaatataattttttattattatttctttaagttttaatataatatctCTTTTTCACTTCCCCCTTATCAGACAAAGTGGCATAATTAATACACACACAAAAGATTGTATCCTAAttcttaattgttattattataaatttcattaatacaatcaatatgaaaatcaaacaatcaataaattctatataaaaaacaaaaatcaataaaaaatcattataatttaactaatatgatttttttaatttatgcataacactttaattaaataaatgttagaAGATACATCTAATATGATAATTACATGATAATAGATTGCactaaataatttcaatatgaTAATTTAAGTACAATGTGATAATTtaacttttcataaaaaatatgataatttaacTGATATGATTGTTGACATGTTAGAAGATTtgtttatacaaattaattacGATAATAGATTATGCTAGATAATTTCAATTGTACttaaaattaatacatttataaaatttaatttgacttACAAGAGATTTAAATGACTTGTCAACAATCTATTACAATTTTCTTAGAATAATTTGACCActtcttataaattaattttatataaaaaaactgaattaaatatgtttttatccattttccatccactcaaattaatgaatatagattttctatttttctttcaatttaatatggtatttctttttcactttgATTAGACAAAATTGCAAATTAATAAGTTTTCAAAGGTATATTGACTGTTGTTTGTTTGAAGCAAGGTATATTGACTGTTATTGTTATGCTTACTTTTACAAAGCTTAATGAATAATCAATACAAATATCAAACACTGAATAAAATTTCATCATCATataattataatgatttttttattcagtcacaataatataattaaataaatcttaaaagACATATCTAGCAGGTTAAGtaatattatgataaaaatgtactaaataattttatattttacttaaaaataatatcataaaatttgatttgacttacaaaagtttttttaaccaCTGTAACTATAATCTTTGACTCTCTGTTTAgatctcaatatatttttagcttttatcttttaattataagattgatCTTTAATATGAAGTTTAATCATACTTAAACTCCTCAATCCCCTTATCATTATGGGACAAAAGATTTAACCATCTATCAAcaatcttttaatcttttataggaataattttacattttcaccctttctcataaattaatttatataaaagttctatcttaaacatgtttttatccATTTTCTATCCACCCAAATTATGAATtcactttttgtttatttatttcttccAACTTAAATATGATAATGATATTTCTCCGTCAcctttttttcctatttaaatatgataattgtatttaaaaaattatgttgaccctaaaaaaattgtaatcgaTTCGAATTCAACACTGAAGTGGCGCTACCTCTGTTGTGTTGAGGTTGCTGTTGCtatggggtttagggtttactCCATTACCGTCGTCACCGACTCTTCTTCCATCTCTTATTAGTGAAGCGATCTGTTACTCATTCATTGCATTGCGTACAACATGGCATTCTCAACGAATCGAGATCAGACTCCCAAATCTGACTCCACGAACCCCTGCTGTGAACTCGTAAAAAACCTCTCTCTTTCACtcacttccatttttttttctttcactttactcatttatcttctcctttttcttaTTTGTCATGCGCAGTGGAAGAAGAAGTACTCGAAGACCCAAGAATCGCGGAATGCTCTGCGACAAGCCGTCAAGGTTcttgaacaaaaaattaacGAAATCCAGTCCCGCTACAACAAAGGTAACTAActctattcatttttttttataattttttttgttaagttttggggtattaaaaaaatgaatatttggtGATGTTCTCAGTATGCGTATGCAATTGGTTTAGTTGAGTGAATAATGAATATGTTATATGCTAGTAATGTAATGTGATTTGATGTTATTCTCTGCAGTATGTGGGGCCAAAGTGGAAAGAGAGGAAAAATTGGGAGAATTTGTTGCTGCTAGGGTGCATTTAGAGAGTGAAACTTTCAGCTTGGAGTCTCAGA is a window from the Glycine max cultivar Williams 82 chromosome 2, Glycine_max_v4.0, whole genome shotgun sequence genome containing:
- the LOC100780564 gene encoding pentatricopeptide repeat-containing protein At5g64320, mitochondrial, whose product is MLKTFKLSIHVNRTMLLCFKIPSFPLCTSAPETNFNDHNEAESSSSSSSSSDNETEWERLLKPFDLKQLRRSLSLTPISPFQLCKLLELPLDIPTSMELFQRAGAQKGYSHTFDACYLLIDKLGAVGDFKVIEKLLKQMKDEGLLFKESLFILIMKHYGKAGLPGQATRLLLDMWGVYSCDPTFKSYNVVLDILVDGDCPRVAPNVFYDMLSRGVSPTVYTFGVVMKALCMVSEVDSACSLLRDMAKHGCVPNSVIYQTLIHALCENNRVSEALQLLEDMFLMCCEPDVQTFNDVIHGLCRAGRIHEAAKLLDRMLLRGFSTDALTYGYLMHGLCRMGQVDEARALLNKIPNPNTVLYNTLISGYVASGRFEEAKDLLYNNMVIAGYEPDAYTFNIMIDGLVKKGYLVSALELLNEMVAKRFEPNVITYTILINGFCKQGRLEEAAEIVNSMSAKGLSLNTVGYNCLICALCKDGNIEEALQLFGEMSGKGCKPDIYTFNSLINGLCKNHKMEEALSLYHDMFLEGVIANTVTYNTLVHAFLMRDSIQQAFKLVDEMLFRGCPLDNITYNGLIKALCKTGAVEKGLGLFEEMLGKGIFPTIISCNILISGLCRTGKVNDALKFLQDMIHRGLTPDIVTYNSLINGLCKMGHVQEASNLFNKLQSEGIRPDAITYNTLISRHCHEGMFNDACLLLYKGVDSGFIPNEVTWSILINYIVKKIPWGARFSKDFTVECGVSFP